A window from Agelaius phoeniceus isolate bAgePho1 chromosome 13, bAgePho1.hap1, whole genome shotgun sequence encodes these proteins:
- the SPG11 gene encoding spatacsin isoform X2 — protein sequence MAAAGARAELRVLLVPRSEQARGAARVRLSRARHALGTVLLAGGIRLESLGAGRARGSVLPGAWADFLWDSSEDDGSQSTKTKLLALAQSHDLFVYEFSVEDGKHNSNSLHSCEAETLRKLLEAKNISLPSISSVKILSFGNNKCKLLLNQFLLVHLTFPGEGSAPEPCGCFPLALPPGAVGRIADSQFCRGILFLLDSAGWIYIFDCSDGATLGRVGVALGAGQGQGPAPVSPLAALAVSPDLSTAVVTNSCQWALAVQLNTYFRQFPEHLLCKRDPENLPVKPAEGLDEDELASSEHSMELLPLPFRTDRSWKAHLSSLWDRVRRRRAPGSPELVNDLNLPWYQFFTHLEDHDPEVCEDPERMVAFVPRAVTWAASPALQGQPGGAGQQWAQIPVGAAQETVKLECKLVTGAKAVFVLQAQDMGLSLALWDFESQDVTCSHFGRSSVYVECSAELPLCLLLTELGLSLVLFGVTQEEFLTRLMMFGSAGVVDSLCHLNGWERCSIPIHALEAGLENRQLDTVDLFLKSKGSVFSLSAACPGPEQPGGAASQSYLRNLEELRPALNLLCSAIQANDMEPHSKPFSEQLLNLTLTFLTKQLEEIFVHTEEPDEFLQKAADILTDYIIKLRKFLRRYPHPAVTPGQGAELDEDLPEIEESQEWEKLTPEEVIAEAILSNKIPEAQIFFRRQKHPAESLQEFMQTGLSLVYDCLLKGSTREASELLRNMGLDVKQELHRICLHTQDRHVRELLVKVLQEENYFSEKEKKMIDFVHQVESFYSESFQENKETQSLSRCSSWRRQQELSGPRAVLGSHLGRGSPRAPWLTVTLSWALCWEQRLQEMVLLPWKAQQELKTCSAEVLWMHLTAQHDWLRICSWIEESEPSQAPCGRAAWPPLSPDIVDRSTLCSPYMRQDILNKLARKGIFVPSELEDFELLLQRLSCLGGVLQNPHPVPKYSSANGLDFHAQFVLHCLEHSLQYLLYTYLDYYSLTPSNCPVLGNKELQEAHPWFEFLVQCRGVASNPRDPKMIFQASLANAQMLIPSSQGGVSSILLEGRTLLALATTVYGPGGIDQVLQNEDTEKPLKKVDPQLLKMALTPYPKLKAALFPSCTAHGILPPDISLYHLLQSLMPFDPTKLFGWQSANTLAVSDAWSQLPHFSSPGLVSRHAVLERLDFLFYLRHGRPAFAFGTFLGQQLARSKAPRQLIQQAAREAQLLALSSFGVPSVAAACVCFLELLGQDSLGLRVALRAASLISSHCPTRDSLVEKLTRLADGEKAAAAAVLTSLEEAFWDAIEQQGIKRTSSDCRRQWALVMQFCKLHNLELSTSFLRECARSNEWLQFLIQTQLHGYQPAQVLPLLQDFPAVVQDHLQLALGRLLGAEAGAAGRARAGSLFQTLLQCQEQPSPCGFLLAEGLRAQAPILSVLAACCPGANLISCLCVWIITSVDDATRAEATAHSQGRAEGPQWDLQDLAVIWKVLLRKQKSKTLLSGFQLFLKDSPLLHILEMYELCMNCKKYSEAKTKLDKFQESLTNLGAAGGAAPAVPLPWLRSQALFLLELMLQQCHTDYELGRLLQLLAAAEPLLLDGPHLKRLCALSEALRDASISISRSILTACSLEAFQGECSSILEQLQERGMFSLAREVAALAELPVDSVVTQEVLRDLHHLRDTGQWHQSQTRAEFWQKCDDTFSRHSICSRAAAGFFLQQADNVRDCSGQEKTTSMVERRLLLTLAGHWLAKERGVAAQELQEVEKRIWQCRVAERALLPEGSEPCPGALRLGSLAERFSFARLPALDAAEPRGLRALPAREARAALGAAERAALGALLGTLLEQGSVHEAARVCRYFQLWHRDVALVLHCRALALGEAALQQLQPEVQTLLTAEASAEPSTSSLEDWTPLGCGDDAVVAALKALAEECVHGRGYCRQVLCLYELSKDLSCSFAEVPWSGMLSWFWCCSSGEVPWSGML from the exons ATGGCGGCGGCCGGGGCCCGGGCGGAGCTGCGTGTGCTGCTGGTGCCCCGCTCGGAGCAGGCGCGGGGCGCGGCGCGGGTGCGGCTGAGCAGGGCCCGGCACGCCctgggcaccgtgctgctggcCGGCGGCATCCGCCTGGAGTCGCTGggggccgggcgggcccggggcAGCGTCCTGCCGGGAGCCTGGGCTGA CTTCCTGTGGGACAGCTCGGAAGATGATGGTTCACAGTCCACCAAGACAAAGCTCCTGGCTCTTGCTCAAAGCCATGACCTGTTTGTCTATGAGTTCAGTGTAGAAGATGGAAAACACAACTCCAattccctgcacagctgtgaGGCAGAGACGCTGAGAAAGCTCCTTGAAGCTAAAAACATCA GTCTGCCTTCAATTTCCTCTGTGAAGATTCTGTCTTTTGGAAACAACAAGTGCAAACTTCTGCTCAACCAGTTTCTCCTTGTGCACCTGAcctttcctggggaaggctcagccccagagccctgtggctgcttccccctggccctgcctccaggagctgtggggaggaTTGCAGACTCCCAGTTCTGCAGGGGGATCCTGTTCCTGTTGGACAGTGCTGGCTGGATTT ACATATTTGACTGCAGTGATGGTGCCACCCTTGGGAGGGTGGGTGTGGCCCtgggggctgggcaggggcagggcccagcccctgtgtcccccctggctgccctggccgTGTCTCCTGACCTCAGCACGGCCGTGGTCACCAACAGCTGCCAGTGGgccctggctgtgcagctcAACACCTACTTCAG aCAGTTCCCTGAACATTTGCTCTGTAAGAGAGATCCTGAAAATCTCCCGGTGAAGCCTGCAGAGGGACTGGATGAGGATGAGCTggccagctctgagcacagcatGGAGCTCCTGCCGCTGCCCTTCCGCACAGACAG GTCCTGGAAGGCACACCTATCCTCACTGTGGGACAGAGTCAGGAGAAGAAGAGCACCGGGCTCTCCAGAGTTGGTGAACGACTTGAATTTGCCCTGGTATCAGTTTTTTACCCATCTGGAAGATCACGATCCTGAAGTTTGCGAGGATCCAGAGAGGATGGTGGCCTTTGTGCCCCGGGCTGTCACATGGGCAGCTTCCCCAGCGCTCCAAGGCCAGCCTGGGGGTGCAGGACAGCAGTGGGCACAAATCCCCGTGGGAGCAGCCCAGGAAACGGTGAAACTGGAGTGCAAACTGGTGACTGGAGCCAaggctgtgtttgtgctgcaggcacaggacaTGGGGCTGTCTCTGGCGCTCTGGGATTTTGAGTCCCAGGACGTGACGTGTTCCCACTTTGGCAGAAGCAGTGTCTATGTGGAGTGCAGTGCAGAGCTGCCACTGTGTCTGCTGCTGACAG AGCTTGGTCTGTCCCTGGTCctgtttggggtcactcaggagGAGTTCCTGACCAGGCTGATGATGTTCGGCAGCGCTGGGGTCGTGGattccctgtgccacctcaATGGCTGGGAGAGGTGCTCCATTCCCATCCATGCCCTCGAG GCAGGTTTGGAGAATCGCCAGCTGGACACGGTGGACTTgtttttgaaaagcaaaggaagTGTTTTCAGTCTGtctgcagcctgccctgggcctgagcagcctgggggtgctgccTCCCAGTCCTACCTGAGAA ATCTGGAGGAGCTCAGGCCAGCTCTAAACTTGCTCTGCTCAGCCATCCAAGCCAATGATATGGAGCCTCACAGCAAGCCCTTCTCCGAGCAGCTGCTGAACCTCACCCTGACCTTCCTCACCAAGCAGCTGGAGGAAATCTTTGTGCACACAGAGG AGCCTGATGAGTTCCTGCAGAAGGCTGCAGATATTTTGACTGATTACATCATTAAGCTGAGGAAGTTCCTGAGGAGGTACCCTCACCCAGCAGtgaccccagggcagggagctgagctggatgAGGACCTGCCTGAGATAGAAGAGAGCCAAGAATGGGAAAAACTGACTCCAGAG GAAGTGATTGCTGAGGCCATCCTAAGCAACAAAATACCAGAGGCCCAAATCTTCTTCAGAAGGCAGAAACACCCTGCTGAGAGTCTGCAGGAGTTTATGCAGACAGGTTTGAGCCTGGTCTATGACTGCCTGCTGAAGGGCAGCACCAGGGAGgcctcagagctgctgaggaaCATG GGCTTGGATGtgaagcaggagctgcacaggatCTGCTTGCACACACAGGACAGGCACGTCAGGGAGCTCCTG GTGAAAGTCTTAcaagaagaaaattacttttctgaaaaagaaaagaaaatgattgACTTTGTGCATCAGGTTGAAAGCTTCTACTCAGAATCCTTCCAGGAAAACAAAGAGACTCAGTCTCTCTCCAG gtgcagcagctggaggaggcagcaggagctctcTGGGCCccgggcagtgctgggctcccatctgggccggggcagccccagggcgcCCTGGCTCACAGTGACCCTCAGCTGGgccctctgctgggagcagcggctgcaggagatggtgctgctgccctggaaaGCACAGCAAG AACTCAAGACCTGCAGCGCTGAGGTGCTCTGGATGCACCTGACAGCCCAGCATGACTGGTTGAGGATTTGTTCCTGGATTGAGGagtcagagcccagccaggctccatgtggcagagctgcctggccCCCCCTGAGCCCTGACATcgtggacaggagcactctgtgcagCCCCTACATGAGACAGGACATCCTCAACAAGCTGGCCAG AAAGGGCATTTTTGTCCCTTCTGAGCTGGAAGAttttgagctgctgctccagaggtTGTCGTGCCTGGGGGGAGTCCTGCAGAATCCTCACCCTGTTCCAAAATACAGCTCTGCCAATGGCCTGGACTTCCATGCCCAGTTTGTCCTccactgcctggagcacagcctgCAGTACCTGCTGTACACTTACCTGGACTATTACAG TTTAACCCCTTCAAACTGCCCTGTCCTGGGTaacaaggagctgcaggaagcacaTCCCTGGTTTGAGTTCCTGGTGCAGTGCAGAGGGGTTGCCAGCAATCCCCGAG atcCCAAGATGATTTTCCAGGCCAGTCTGGCCAATGCTCAGATGCTgattcccagcagccaggggggTGTGAGCAGCAtcctgctggagggcaggaccctgctggccctggccacCACAGTCTATGGGCCTGGGGGCATCGACCAG GTCCTTCAGAATGAAGATACAGAAAAACCTCTCAAGAAAGTTGATCCACAGCTCTTGAAGATGGCCTTGACCCCTTACCCCAAGCTCAAGGCTGCTCTCTTTCCCTCCTGCACTGCTCATGGGATTTTGCCTCCTGACATCTCTCTCTACCACCTCCTGCAG TCATTAATGCCCTTTGATCCCACGAAATTGTTTGGCTGGCAGTCAGCAAACACTCTGGCTGTGTCAG ATGCCTGGAGCCAGCTGCCCCACTTCTCCAGCCCGGGGCTGGTGAGCAGGCACGCCGTGCTGGAGAGGCTGGATTTCCTGTTCTACCTGCGGCACGGCCGGCCCGCCTTCGCCTTCGGCACCTtcctgggccagcagctggCCAGGAGCAAGGCCCCCAGGCAGCT GATCCAGCAGGCAGCTCGGGaggcccagctgctggccctgagCTCCTTTGGTGTCCCCTCGGTGGCTGCAGCCTGCGTGTgcttcctggagctgctggggcaggacagcctggggctgagggtggCCCTCAGGGCTGCCAGCCTCATCTCCAGCCACTGCCCCACCAGGGACTCCCTGG TTGAGAAGCTAACAAGGTTGGCTGATGgtgaaaaggcagcagcagcagcagtcctGACCTCCTTGGAAGAGGCCTTCTGGGATGCCATTGAGCAGCAAGGCATAAAGAG GACATCCAGTGACTGCAGGAGGCAGTGGGCCCTGGTCATGCAGTTCTGCAAGCTGCATAACCTGGAGCTGAGCACGTCCTTCCTGAGGGAATGTGCCAGGTCCAACGAGTGGCTGCAGTTCCTGATCCAGACCCAGCTCCACGGCTACCAGCCGGCCCAG gtccttcccctgctgcaggatTTCCCTGCTGTGGTCCAGGATCACCTGCAGCTGGCCCTGGGgaggctgctgggagctgaggcaggagctgcaggcagggcccGTGCAGGGAGCCTGTTCCAGAcgctgctgcagtgccaggagcagcccagcccctgcggGTTCCTGCTGGCTGAAGGGCTCAGGGCACAGGCCCCCATCCTCAGCGTGCTGGCAGCCTGCTGCCCT GGTGCCAacctcatctcctgcctctGTGTGTGGATCATCACTTCTGTGGATGATGCCACCAGGGCTGAGGCCActgcccacagccagggcagggcagagggtcCCCAGTGGGACCTGCAGGACCTTGCTGTCATCTGGAAAGTCCTCTTGAGGAAGCAGAAGAGCAAAACACTTCTGAGTGGCTTCCAGCTCTTTTTAAAG GATTCCCCTTTGCTGCACATCCTGGAGATGTATGAGCTCTGCATGAACTGTAAGAAATACAGTGAAGCTAAAACCAAACTGGACAAATTTCAGGAAAGCCTCACAAAC CTGGGGGCcgcagggggagcagcccccGCGGTGCCGCTGCCGTGGCTGCGCTCGCAGGCGCTGTTCCTCCTGGAGCtgatgctgcagcagtgccacacTGACTACGAGCTGGgccggctcctgcagctgctggctgcgGCAGAGCCCCTCCTGCTGGACG GCCCGCACCTGAAGAGGCTCTGTGCCCTCAGTGAGGCCCTCAGGGACGCCTCCATCTCCATCAGCCGCTCCATCCTGACCGCCTGCAGCCTGGAGGCGTTCCAGGGCGAGTGCAGCTCCattctggagcagctgcaggagaggggaatgTTCAGCCTGGCTCGGGaggtggcagccctggctgagctgcccgTGGACAGCGTGGTCACACAGGAG GTTCTGAGAGATCTACATCATTTAAGAGACACTGGCCAGTGGCATCAGAGCCAGACCAGAGCAGAGTTCTGGCAGAAGTGCGACGACACTTTCAGCAGACATTCCATCTGCAGCCGAGCCGCTGCAGGCTTCTTCCTGCAGCAGGCTGACAACGTGCGGGATTGCTCAGGGCAGGAGAAGACAACCAGCATGGTGGAGAGGCGGCTGCTGCTCACCCTGGCGGGGCACTGGCTGGCCAAGGAGCGCGGGGTGGCGgcgcaggagctgcaggaggtggaGAAGCGGATCTGGCAGTGCCGCGTGGCGGAGCGGGCGCTGCTGCCCGAGGGCTCGGAGCCGTGCCCCGGGGCCCTGCGCTTgggcagcctggctgagcgCTTCTCCTTTGCGCGGCTGCCGGCGCTGGACGCGGCCGAGCCCCGCGGGCTGCGGGCGCTGCCCGCCCGGGAGGCGCGGGCGGCGCTGGGGGCCGCGGAGCGGGCGGCGCTgggggccctgctggggaccctgctggagcagggcagcgtgCACGAGGCCGCCCGCGTGTGCCGCTACTTCCAGCTGTGGCACCGGGACGTGGCCCTGGTGCTGCACTGCCGGGCCCTGGCCCTGGGCGAGGCCgcgctgcagcagctgcagcccgaGGTGCAGACCCTGCTGACGGCCGAGGCCAGCGCGGAGCCCAGCA CATCCAGCCTGGAGGACTGGACCCCTCTGGGGTGTGGGGATGATGCCGTGGTGGCAGCACTGAAGGCCCTGGCAGAGGAAtgtgtccatggcaggggttacTGCAGGCAGGTCCTGTGCCTCTACGAGCTCTCCAAG gacctgagctgctcctttgcGGAGGTGCCATGGTCAGGGATGCTCTCATGGTtttggtgctgctcctctggggagGTTCCATGGTCAGGGATGCTCTGA